Below is a genomic region from Hevea brasiliensis isolate MT/VB/25A 57/8 chromosome 3, ASM3005281v1, whole genome shotgun sequence.
ATTGGTGCTGCCCCAACTGAATGACCTTCATGACCAGAGGTTGATCCAATTGCAGGCTCAGAAGATGGGGTaataggtggtggtggtggaggtggaggtgtagCTCGATGCTGTGTTGAAGCAGTAGACCCCTCTGGATCTGGTGCCGACCTCCCAGTGGATCGTGAAGGAACCTGAGGCTGACCCTGTGTAGATTGGTCTAGTTGATCATTGGGTTCATCCTGCACAGGTAACTGCCTTGACTGTGAATGACCCAACAAACCTCCCCTGCGACCGTTGCCTCGCATCCTGCATAAATAATTGTATTAATTAGTTAGCTTCATTCAACTTATGATACATAATACAGATGAAATTAGTTAGAGTTTATACTTCAAGTttagaaatataaattcattaagaGAAATACCTAATTCTAATTAGTATCACTATCATATACATCATCGCATTCCTCATCACTTTCTGAGTCCAATTCAagctcttcttcatcttcaacatccTCTTCATTAATTTCAACTAGTACACCGTTTTGATCATTCAAGTATTGTTGTTGATCATCATCATCGTCAATTTGAATCAAAGGGacttccatttcatcttcttgaaATGGTTCTTCCCGTGCAGGGGGGGTTGTGACATTCACTTGCTCAGGAAGATCAATAACAGATCTCGCTTTGATTTTGAACACAGCCCACCAATCATCCTTGTCACGTTTTAAGCTTGGATATATGGAATAATTCACCTGAGCAGCTTGGATAGCAAGAACAAATGGTTCATACCTATTgaaggatcttttatgattaatatccacaagtttatattttggatgatctttgttcccacatttggtgttggatcaaaccaatcacatttaaacaatacaGTTCTTTTGATTGGTAATCCAGGGTACTCCAATCGTAGCACTTCAATTAATTGTCCATAGTAGTCACTTTCATTATTACTGTAATTAGTCCCCTTGATACATACCCCACTGTTCATCGTTGCCCTATGTGAACCATAACCTTTAGTGTGAAATTTATAACCATTAACTACATAACTATTGTAGCACATAACActtcttaatggaccctttgataGATCCTTTAAAAACTGGCTTGATATATTGTTGGAGGGATTGTGAACATATTTATTGAACCACTTATCAAATTCACGCTCTAGTTTATCATCAACTTGTTTATCATTGATATTTGGATTGGCCATGTGTAACTCATTAACAAAAATGCTGCACACAATGAAAATAGTTAATTACATGTTTGGAATCAATAATGGCATTGcaacaattataataattgaatattagAAAAACTTACTCAATGTATGGTTTTACTTCTATACAATTCAACAAGATGTACAATTGTCTTTTGAAATTCTTGTTCTGAGATATCTAACCTTTCCTTTTCCGATGGCCTACGGAATGAGTGAAAATTGATAGATTCCTAGATGTTCATCCATATGTTCATTTGTATCATCATTGCGTGGAACCTTTCGATGCCTTGTGTTGACATGGGGTTCAAAATAATGAGCGCAGAATGACGATGCTTCTTTAACTAAGTATGCATTGCATATGGAACCTTCCACtttggctttatttttcacattatttTTTAACTTCCTAAGGTACCTGTACCATTTACTATTTAGTCACAACAAAGTTTTTATTTCTCCATGTAATGATAGTATACAACAATACATTAAACTAGTTATCTCTCAAATGGATACATCCACCGATATTGCACAGACCAAAGAATCCATGCTACATAAGCCAAATGCACTGGGAGGTGTTCCATGGAGTCAAAGAAACTTGGAGGGAATATACGCTCTAGTTTACATAATATAATAGGAATCTCTTCATTGAGCTGTAACATGGCTTCTTCTCTAAGTGTTGTTGAAGTTAACTCTCTAAAGAAATTGCTCAATTCGGTCAATGCTTGCCACACATTTTTTGGAAGCAATTCCCTAAATGCTATTGGGAGTAATCTTTGAATAAAGACATGACaatcatggcttttcatcccaaaCAACTTTAGTTTTCGCATGTCTATACACCTACCCATGTTTGACACATAACCATCTGGGAATCTAAGATTTTTAAGCCATTCACACAACACTGCTTTTGATTGTTTGTCTaatgtgtaacatgttttagcaTACTTTCCTGTTGCCATATCCCTCTCTAACTCAGGTCGGTGACAAAACTCTTTCAAATCTTCCCTTGATTTTGCATTGTCCTTCGTCTTCCCTTCAACATTCATCACAGtattaaaaatatattcaaaTACATTTTTCTCTATATGCATGACATCCAGGTTGTGGCGAAGCATGTTAGTACTCCAATATGGCAAATCCCAAAAAATGCTCCGTCTCTTCCAACCCGTGTTTTTTGCTTTGCAACTGTTATTCTCATCTGCACCCATATCTGTGACACACATTAATCCTAGATGTTCTATTTGTTCTAAAATTTCCTCACCAGATAGAATGGGGAGCACTTTTTGTAATCTTGTTCTTTCTAAAAGCAATTTTATTTAAATGCAGAAAGGATGGTTAGCTGGTAAGAATTTACGGTGATTGTCAAACCATGATTGTTTACCACCCTTTGTCAATGTGAATGCATCCGAATCATCCCTACAATATGGACAAGCAGTCTTGCTCTTTGTGCTCCAACCGGATAACATTGAATATGCGGAAATCACTTATTGTCCATAATAACGCAACCCtcatattaaaattattcttCTTTGATGCATCATATGTCTCAACTCCAACTTCCCACAAGCTGTTTCAACTCTGAAATAAGGGGCTGTAAGTACACATCCAATTTGTCTTTTCGGTATCACGGACCAGGAACTATTCCGTTAGGAACATATACTCTTCCTTCATACATAACCAAGGAGGCAAATTGTAAGGAGTGACAATGGTAGCTAAGATGAATATTGTTATCGGTGACCGAATGGTTGAAACCCATCGATTACTGATCCTAGCCTTACATTAGAACCTCGTGACAAATGAAGGATGTGTTTTATTAAAATGCTTCCATGTAGTTGCATCTGAAAAATGACACATTACCCCATCTTCATGGTCATGCTCAGCATGCCATCTCATTTCTTTTGCTGTTGCATTCGAAGCATATAATCTTTGCAATCTCTGTGTGAGAGGAAAGTAGTACATTTTCTTATGTGGCACATTGGTTTGAAAATTAGAAGAGCCTCGACTATGTCGTTTGAACTGTGGATGGTCATAAAATTTGCAATTCGTTAACTCACTATCTTCAGCCCAATATAACATACATCCATTagtacaataatgaatcttctcaaCAGGTAGGCCCAATGCTTGAACCAACTTCTTCGTACTGTAAAAGTTTTCAGTCATTAAATTTTCATCCGGTAACACCTCTTTCATAAGTTGACAAATGTCATCAAAACACCTTTCTGACAAATGATGTTACGCTTGATGTTCAACATCCTTGCAACAACTGAGAGCTGCGAATGGCTTTCACAACCTGGCCACACCTCTTGATTAACAGCTTGTAACATGTCATACATTTTTTGAGCTGATGGATTTGGAGGCTCCTCCATTACATCCTGAAAGAAATCAGGACCTGCTGCATCCATTACCATTTGCTCATAGGTATTGCTTGtgctattatcaacctcttgaaCAGACTCCGCTATCATAACATTTATGTTTTGACTATCAATATTACTTGTGCGGGGTTCCCCATGTAGAATCCATTTATAATAATATGGCACAAATCCATGCTTCATCAAATGTAACCGAATTGTATTCTCATCAGCATAATTACGATTATGACACTTTCGATGATTACATGGACACTTCAGTTTATCCCCATCCATCCACTCTGGATGTTGCTTAGCAAATGTTATGAATTGTTCAATACCTTCTATGAATTCTGAGGTCAATAGACCATCTTTTAACCTAGCATACATCCATCTTCGATCTGATCCCATTTTGCTAATAGCTGTGTAATAATTAAGTGAATATTAGTAATGATATGTCATATATCAGAATTACATCATATCCCCAATCATGCGTTTAAAGGTAAGGCCCTAACCCAATTAGAATTGTATCATCTCTACCAATAACAGACAGATAATGACATGtcatatatttgtaaaaattccAACAGCATCTCCCATTAGTTCTCcaagtgcacaacataaaatttgcaCCCAGAGAACAATGAGAGATGTTACAAAATTTCtacaaatagaaaaaaattatCACCTCAAAAATTGATATGCATGCATCTACAAATTAAAACGCCATATTAAAATATTACTTACCTGTGTGATACTGAAAGCAACGGACAAAATAACGAGAGATAGTGACCAAAAGAGAATGAGACAGACTgtagttccaaaaaaaaaaaaaaaacaaattctgTCAGTAAATTCTTGTATAAAATTTAACACatcaaagtaaataaataaataaatatagtgTAATTATAAATATAGTGTAATTTACAATCACATGGACGACTCACGTGTAAGCTAAGATCCCTGAGAGAGGCCGGACCTAATAATTTTCACCCTCTGTTGTTTACTTAGCTGGGCACCACACCAATGCAGTTAGGATATCTAATCTAATCAATTGCCACCTTGTCTATCAATTAAGTAATTTATATTTAAgagtattttcattatttttcagataattaataataaattaaattaaacatatagATCATCAGTTTGATGGAGTCAAAACAAAACAATTGATGGTATATATGTTAATTTTGACATAATTTAAGAatgaaaagtaatttttttttataattaaatttaattaaaatttaaattaagataTAAATTTAGAGACAGctctattattataaaattaaatttcattgataaaatatttattatatattttatttcatatatataataGGAATCTATCCAAGTcgtttatcattaattaattccCTTCTAGTTTATTAGATTAATGTAAATAATGAATTGATTCTCACAaatgttgaatatatatatatatatatatatatatatatatatatatatatatatatatatatttccatgTTAATTACCCACATAGACATAGAATATGCAAAAAGGGTGGGATACAGGACATCAAGAAAAGATTGAAAAGAATGGTGAGAGAATCTACAATTCCAATCTTAGTGAGAGGAATAAAATGGTTAAATAAGACTAGCATGCATATTTGCTCATGTCCTTCGTGCTTTATGCAAAGGAtatgaagacaaaaaaaaaaagaaaaaacctaATTTAACCTACCTAAATCCAAAGTACTCCATAATCTCTGTTTTCTGTTTTAAAGaaaattgtattttttatttttttatatgatttgtatatttaattttttttatttttaaaatataaaaaaaagaaatttttgaatttaaaatataataaaaaataatatttttattcatttaacttaattaaaattaaaatttcataaatttagaAATGACCTCAATactatcaaattaaaatttattaataatatgagCATAGTAATTTTTTGTCACTACACCAATACACCATAGGATATCCACATTTACATTCTATATTTAACACTGAAATTCCACAAAAAAGCTACATACCACTAAGGCAACTGATGTAATATCCAGAACGAGAAACAATATTTTGGAGAAGTGAAGGCATAACAAGCAACAAAGATAGTAATTAGAAATTATGAACTTATGatattaaaaaagaaattcaCCTATTTAAATAAATACCAACCAACACCTACCAGTTAACAAATACTGCTAGAGAAACAGATTCTTTTACAATTGTGATACCAAGATTTGGCTATTGATGTTTCATTAAAGTATCAATTTCATCCCTTGCTTAATATTTCAATTTTGACCTCATAGTTTGCAATTGTAAAAAGATGTTTCAATTTCTAGCCCGTAGTTTCATTTTATATTTGTAAATGACATCCCTCAATATGTGTTTTCATTTGCAGAAGTGTAATGATTCAATTCAATATCCTGTGCATATCACTTGACATTGACAGCAAGATTGAAGTTGCCAAAATTCTAAAAGCAGGATAGGTTCTATTCattaaaagatctaactctataACCAGCACACATAGAATTAAGATGGCCATAATCAATAACCTGACCATCAAATTATAATTATGAGTAGGGCGGTAGCTCTTACCAAGAACATGTAGCAAGAACTACTCGATTATTAAAAATGGAAAAGCAACACGGAAATAACTACAAAAATAGCATGTGCAAAGATCGTGGTCGCACGAAATAAAAAGAAGAGACGAGGGAAAGATTTAATCAGCAGGAAGCACTTAAATTCATGGACTGATACAGCGGATAAAAGAGTAATCTAACAGTGAAATAGAACATAGAGaatcatataaattaaaaaaaaaataaaaaagaaaaactagGCTATGTGGTGCAGTCAAGCCCAAGGATACCCAATTtagaaattaattgaatttaatttttcattgtaaAATCAATGTCTTTAATTCACATTTTCTAGTAAAATTTAGGAAGTTTAagtttctattattattatttagaaaatttaattaagaaatattttgattatttagGAATTCTATTGTTTAGAATTCCCTACTTAGTATCAGTTTGATATTCCTAGTTAGATTCATTAAGTATTTTCCTATTTTGGGATTCTTAGTCCTAAAAGTAGTAGGACTAGTTATTAGTCTATAAATACCTATGCAATTTAGGTGTTTATAGAAGAGCTTATTACTATTGATATTGACAATTGAGAATTAATAGAATTTGAGAGTTCATTCCTTTTTCCCCTTTTGTTCTTTGTTGTTCTACACCACTATAGCACTGCTTAATTTGGAAATTACACCAGAAAATGAAGCATTAACAATTTAACACGGCCTGCAGTGCTAGCCTCATTAGAAGGTGCACTCCACAAGCTATCTGATAAGGTCCACAATAAAATGACCCTTGAAATGCTGACATGTGATGTGTCATCATTCACTGACCTAAATGTTCAATTTGATAGCCCTAACCATTGAAGTTACTCAACTCTTACTAGGTACTGCATAGACACACGTAGATTTTGACAACTCCTTAGATAGCTAAGATATAGGCTACCAGTGAAAGACATGACTCCTACCAAAGAAAGCCAATTGTTTCAAGTCTCATACCTCCATAAAAGTATAAATAGAAAAAGCCAAGGTTCACAGTGGGGGAGGAAAAACCCCTAAGATGGTAAAAAAGGCTttactcttttcttttctctggAAGAAGTTTTCCTCCAAATTATTCTAGTCATTGGACTAGCACTTTTGACAAGTCACTGAATTAACCATTGGATCATCTCCAAAGAGGAACCCATCTCTCACCATAACCCCTCTCTTTATTTTGCAGGTACCATTTCACAAGCCCCTAGGACATTGTAGTTTTGATCTGAATCATTGTTGATAACTCAAGAAAGGGTAGGTATATCAAAGGTCCCTCATCAAAGGTCCCATCTCATTTCATTGGCAGCAGAAGTTGGCAAACTCTGAAAGAGGGAGCAAAGAGATTTGGATGGTTTCTTGGATGCCACATCAAGACAAAGTAGTAGTTTTCCTTCACATTTGGTAAGCACATTTCTAACTCATTTTGTTTTCATATAATTTTTCTACTAAAGAAGCGAGTCTGGTTCTTGAAAGCAAGGAGACATAAGGGAAGAAAATGCAATCACTGTCACAATGGGTTTCCTGATTCCCATCCCAACCATCCTTGGtgtcattttcttttcattttccctCTTGTTTCCAAGAACCACAAAGCAAGTATCAATGATGAAtttcattttcaagcttttgtCTCTGCATCTCCACTGTTGAACCTGCTTGAATTCTCATGCTTTGTTTGGTAATATAAATATACATGAGGTTAATGCAGGAGCTACAATAGATAAATAAAGTATATCCACACCAAAACCAAAACGCATTTCATTCCAATCACATGAAGTTTTATTACATTAGAAATCTGAAAAGGATAAGGGTAGTAGAAACTTATTCTATATCCTATGCACGCTCAAAAAACAACAAAAAGGAATCCAATTAGCTGTTTAATCaatcttttcttttttcctttatttctttaattatataTAGGCGAGTTGCCAATTTATAATTACACTTAGGTTCTGTACAAATGATGAATCAAAGGCCAAAAACTGGATTGGAAGATGAAACACCCGAAACCAAATCAAGAAAAACAAACCTGACTGTTTCCAACTAAAAATATAGTGATTTTTGCCCTAGTTTCCTTCATATATGATGAGATAACATTACATATCAACTAAAAGAAACAAAATGACCATCAAATTAAATGGCAAACCTTAAGAGCAGATCCCACTCGTGCTTCAATCCACCGAATTGAGGAGATTTGTTCTAGAGAGCAAAGAAAGCTATTTGGGTATTTGGGAGAACAAGCACGGGCAACTGAGTGATATTAGatgagagttttttttttcttaaataaatAAATGGCAATTAGAAACTGACTAAAATCGGTTTCTAATCCAAGAGTTTTTGGAAACCGAAAATATTCGGTTTCTAAATATTCATAAGTATACATAAACTTTTGAAACCGcacaaatcggtttctaattataacaaaataaattagaaaccgataaaaCTCGGTTCTAattccttttaaaattttaataaataaaataaataatagattAATTTTGAAACCAAAATTAATCGGtttcaaaatataaatagaagaattagaaaccgatatgaatcagtttctaatttgattaaatttgaaATCGAAAATAATTGatttctaaataaaattaaataacacTTTAATTTTTGAAACCGAAAATAATCAGTTTCTAAAATTAACCAAAAGAATTAGAAACCGATGTGAATCGGTTCCTAATTTGACTTTAAATTTAATCGATTAGTTTGAAACCAAaaataatcggtttctaaatattaaTGGAaatagaaaccgataaaaatcggtttctaagttgactttaaatatattaaataaaatacacaattagataaattttgaaacagaaaaatattagtttctaaatttcaaaaagaaaattagaaaccgataaaaatcggtttctattttgacattaaaattcataaaaaagtagaaataatattaattttgaaaccgacaaaatcggtttctaaatatacctAATGGAAATAGAAACCGAaacaaatcggtttctaaattaactttaaaatttattaaataaaatatacaataaataaattttgaaactgaAAGTTATCGGTTTCTACAATAAACTAGAAATCGAAAATAATCGGTTTTTATTTtcactttaaaatttaataaatagaatagaaattatattaattttgaaaccgataaaaatcggtttctaaatataaatagaaaatacatTCATTGTGGAAACCGAAttcaatcggtttctaaattaaattCAATGAATTAGAAACCGACGTTATTTGGTTTCTAATATGACCTAATACAATAGAACTAATTTTGAGCCTTCAAATTAGAAACAAAAATATGTCAGTTTTAGATTTCGGTTTCTAATCGGTTTCTAAGCTGATGCTAATTTAGCATTTTGAAACCGATGTTTTTCTGTTTCAAATTTCGGTTTCAAATCCATTTCTAATCGGTTTTTGATAAATTTAACTAGTTCTACTCAATTTCCGTTGCAAAAGCCGTTTTAAATTATAAACCGATATAAATCCGTTTCTAAAGTCGGTTTCTGTTCCGATATTTTCTTGTAGTGTCTTCATTCACAAGCTTAatctattattattttaatggGATGAACTTCTTTGAATGGTATGAGCAAGTCAAGCTCCATTTAGGTGTCCTAGACCTTGACTTGGCATTGTTAGAAGATAAACTTGCTACTATTATGGATACAAGTAATGAGGAAGAAAAGTTATACTATAAGCAATGGGAATGGTTAAATAGATTGACCTTATGCTTTTGCGAATGATTATTGCCAATAACATTAGGGTTACAATTTTACAAACTGAAAATGCAAAAAAATACCTTAACCTTATGAAAGATGAGTTTTATTATAAAGTCACTCGCTGGTACTATAATAACATAACTCATGACCATAAAGTATAATGGGTCGAAGAGCATACAAGAGCACATTATTGGAATGAGTGATATTACAGCAAAATTAGAAGCCTTAAGGATGGCGATTCATTCTTGGTATAGTTCATTCTATACTCATTACTTCTTGAATATGACccattttaaattaattacaacACTATTAAGGATAAGTGAAATGTTAATGAATTGGCCAATAAGCTAGTTTAGGATGAAACAATACTGAAGAATATTATGGGCCAAGAAGCTGGTAAAGATTTAAAGTTAAAGCCTACAagtttaagaagaaaaagaaaagatctTTAATGTTATTCAAGGTGAGGAAAAAGAACAAATGGTAGATAAGTATCGTTTCTATATGAAAGTGGGACACTATCAGAA
It encodes:
- the LOC131178675 gene encoding uncharacterized protein LOC131178675 yields the protein MKRMLKMKKSLNWTQKVMRNAMMYMIVILIRIRMRGNGRRGGLLGHSQSRQLPVQDEPNDQLDQSTQGQPQVPSRSTGRSAPDPEGSTASTQHRATPPPPPPPPITPSSEPAIGSTSGHEGHSVGAAPISSMDGLSLTTFGRKKRIKLVNGTNSLIGKR